A part of Sus scrofa isolate TJ Tabasco breed Duroc chromosome 15, Sscrofa11.1, whole genome shotgun sequence genomic DNA contains:
- the LOC110257058 gene encoding vegetative cell wall protein gp1-like, with product MNRSRSSHRGCVLCCVSVTLLRLGMGLGVSWSSPEVPLGSLVEGGSPAKGTPGSDLTSLATEPNRTWNLGGQAPISPGKDRGRMDLLCCAPISRGRSRRRGPRGGNLIESSRRWISTQGRRLRAFARRGPESPPPEPRQELGEEGRRSPVETPPRPPPRGLSRAHRELRTSGSETEDRDHLGLRPLDGLAPPEAQPEAPAGDPQPEAKTPPGQEEPAASLAPAPDTDGHFPPLEENSSPAPAGDQGPQENPAAALQEEPALPAPAAPRLSPELAQARAPGQFPKPPSPKPPPPLQVPSPAAPQKPHSPSPPPEMYSPSPLAICLWMCIDFLFLFHVMYGVIYFMF from the exons ATGAAccgctcaaggagttcccatcgtggctgtgTGCTGTGCTGCGTTAGTGTCACGCTGCTGAGACTTGgcatggggttgggggtgagctggagcagcccagaggTACCCTTGGGGAGCTTGGTGGAAGGAGGAAGCCCGGCGAaggggaccccaggaagtgacctcacttccctggcaACAGAGCCCAACAGAACTTGGAACCTGGGTGGCCAGGCACCCATTTCTCCaggaaaggacagaggaaggatGGACTTGCTCTGTTGCGCCCCCATCTCCCGAGGCCGAAGCCGCAGGAGAGGGCCCAGAGGAGGAAACCTCATCGAAAGCAGCAGACGATGGATCAGCACCCAGGGCAGACGCCTTCGGGCCTTTGCCCGCAGGGGCCCAGAG AGCCCCCCACCTGAGCCCCGCCAGGAGCTGGGCGAGGAAGGCAGAAGGTCTCCAGTTGAAACGCCCCCCAGGCCGCCCCCCAGGGGCCTCTCCCGAGCTCACAGGGAGCTCAGAACATCCGGCTCTGAGACCGAGGACAGAGACCACCTGGGCCTGAGACCCCTGGATGGCCTGGccccccctgaggcccagcctgaag CTCCCGCAGGAGACCCGCAGCCAGAGGCCAAGACACCACCCGGGCAGGAAGAACCTGCAGCctctctggccccagccccagacacTGACGGGCATTTTCCTCCACTGGAGGAAAACAGTTCTCCGGCTCCTGCAGGAGACCAAGGGCCACAGGAGAATccagcagcagccctgcaggAAGAGCCTGCACTGCCTGCTCCAGCGGCCCCTAGACTAAGTCCTGAGCTGGCTCAGGCAAGAGCCCCAGGCCAATTTCCAAAACCCCCTTCCCCAAAGCCCCCTCCGCCCCTGCAAGTGCCCTCCCCAGCAGCTCCCCAAAAGCCCcactcaccctctccccctcccgaAATgtactctccttcccctctcgccatttgtctttggatgtgtattgatttcctatttctcttccaTGTTATGTATGGTGTAATTtactttatgttttag
- the LOC100521754 gene encoding basic proline-rich protein-like — MNRSRSSHCGCALCCVRVTLMRLGMGLGVSWSSPEVPLGSLVEGGSPAKGTPGSDLTSLATEPNRTWNLGGQAPTSPGKDRGRMDLLCCAPISRGRSRRRGPRGGNLIESSRRWISTQGRRLRAFARRGPESPPPETRQELGEEGRRSPVETPPRPPPRGLSRAHRELRTSGSGTEDRHHLGLRALDGLAPPEAQPEAPAGDPQPEAKTPPGQDEPAASLAPAPDTDGHFPPLEENGSPAPAGDQGPQENPAAALQEEPALTAPAAPRLSPELAQARAPGQFPKPPSPRPPPPLQVPSPAAPQKPHSPSPPPEMYSPSPLAICLWMCIDFLFLFHVMYGVIYFMF, encoded by the exons ATGAAccgctcaaggagttcccattgtggctgtgcGCTGTGTTGTGTTAGGGTCACACTGATGAGACTTGgcatggggttgggggtgagctggagcagcccagaggTACCCCTGGGGAGCTTGGTGGAAGGAGGAAGCCCGGCGAaggggaccccaggaagtgacctcacttccctggcaACAGAGCCCAACAGAACTTGGAACCTGGGTGGCCAGGCACCCACTTCTCCaggaaaggacagaggaaggatGGACTTGCTCTGTTGCGCCCCCATCTCCCGAGGCCGAAGCCGCAGGAGAGGGCCCAGAGGAGGAAACCTCATCGAAAGCAGCAGACGATGGATCAGCACCCAGGGCAGACGCCTTCGGGCCTTTGCCCGCAGGGGCCCAGAG AGCCCCCCACCTGAGACCCGCCAGGAGCTGGGCGAGGAAGGCAGAAGGTCTCCAGTTGAAACGCCCCCCAGGCCGCCCCCCAGGGGCCTCTCCCGGGCTCACAGGGAGCTCAGAACATCCGGCTCTGGGACCGAGGACAGACACCACCTGGGCCTGAGAGCCCTGGATGGCCTGGccccccctgaggcccagcctgaag CTCCCGCAGGAGACCCGCAGCCAGAGGCGAAGACACCACCCGGGCAGGACGAACCTGCAGCctctctggccccagccccagacacTGACGGGCATTTTCCTCCACTGGAGGAAAACGGTTCTCCGGCTCCTGCAGGAGACCAAGGGCCACAGGAGAATccagcagcagccctgcaggAAGAGCCTGCACTGACTGCTCCAGCGGCCCCTAGACTAAGTCCTGAGCTGGCTCAGGCAAGAGCCCCAGGCCAatttccaaaaccaccttccccaaggCCCCCTCCGCCCCTGCAAGTGCCCTCCCCAGCAGCTCCCCAAAAGCCCcactcaccctctccccctcccgaAATgtactctccttcccctctcgccatttgtctttggatgtgtattgatttcctatttctcttccaTGTTATGTATGGTGTAATTTACttcatgttttag